One Trichomycterus rosablanca isolate fTriRos1 chromosome 10, fTriRos1.hap1, whole genome shotgun sequence DNA window includes the following coding sequences:
- the LOC134321089 gene encoding transient receptor potential cation channel subfamily M member 4-like: protein MIGKDGDGGEAAASKSVNDQDWIKTRVKKRVCTTFVEDSFSNGSLCQCGSSRENHGSASLCDYFSTAIVSNWDKGQHTSEYPTDAFGEVAFSGASRRQSYFIRLSFDTPPHVVYSILTNQWGLPTPNLVVSVAGGIKKSKVKTWVRDVLRQGLVRAAQSTGAWILSGGLRVGVGKCLGEAVRDHATAASSVSLNKVVAIGVAPWGLVCNREQLVNPEGSFPADYFVQKTSRDYHFLDSNYQAFLLVDDGTVGRSGGEAGFRAQLEDYISHQRTGKCGTGSMDIPVLCMLVSGEPSMLERLHLSLKKSIPWLILADSGGLADLVSDVLENVSAAASVPGSGSEGEGEAATKTDLRGRVAERVLKHYPNEPDTDKLVDQVLSVYHKKDLISIYHREHEGSEDFDTVLLKAIVQVSKQRLSGDASPNIEELRLAVTWNRVDIARSELFVEDIQWQSSDLETFMTDALVNDKPQFVRLFTENGLNVHEYLTYGQLEKLYCSISEGSLTYTLLQRCLAERQGNAGVSINHIPGAVKELTLYEVSQVLKYLLGDVCQPFYRDCLDLQGITSKRKSVKKLLKTLQGPRYRGDKCPHPWASLFIWAVLQNRSEMAVYFWEMTPESVLSALSACKLLRELSKLESETEAKLSMKELAQKFENLAHDVFSKCYESSESRSFVLLKKTSEVWGGTTCLKMAMEADARLFFSHDGVQSLLSQIWWGDMDRSTEVWKLILTLFVPPLCYTSLISYREVEEVEEEDSQEKEIDWLYAETVFSFSDMKRRQAKLVEATPSRDGIKGVPATPVPKRPQRLPFVVSRWRQFWYAPVTAFLGNVLMFFLFLLLFAYVLLVDFKPPPPKGPTPWELVLYFWVFTIVCEEIRQTFFVGNMTVRQRIRQYAQDMWHKCDLIAISLFLIGVCCRMFEQTFWVGRSALSLDYMVFTLRLIHIFGIHKQLGPKIIIVGKMMKDIFFFLFFLAVWLLAYGVANQALIYPYDPSADRIMRRLFYRPYLHIFGQIPVEEIDSGFNWDVECTTNVTLIDEGMEPCRETHHNLLVVVLLVIYLLVTNILLVNLLIAMFSYTFTKVQERSDTYWKFQRCRVIVEYHSRPCLAPPFIIISHFHSFIKRNIRMVASEKVHHFAVELKEKANNRLMTWENIQKENFLSAEGKKQRGSDGERLKRMSVKVDGVLKQTSEIRDLDRRLRALESEMEFCSSTLLWMAEALSQSDVVKAAKPPPTRKVNPSTSELS, encoded by the exons ATGATCGGTAAGGACGGAGACGGAGGAGAAGCAGCAGCGTCCAAATCCGTAAACGATCAG gACTGGATTAAGACGAGAGTTAAGAAGAGAGTGTGTACGACGTTCGTGGAGGATTCATTCAG TAATGGCTCTCTGTGCCAGTGTGGGTCCTCGAGGGAGAACCATGGTTCAGCTTCTCTGTGCGATTACTTCAGCACGGCGATCGTCAGTAATTGGGACAAAGGCCAGCACACCTCTGAGTATCCTACTGATGCTTTCGGGGAGGTGGCGTTCTCGGGAGCCAGCAGGAGGCAAAGCTAC TTCATACGACTTTCCTTTGATACTCCTCCTCACGTTGTTTATTCCATCTTGACCAACCAGTGGGGGTTGCCAACTCCAAACCTGGTGGTGTCGGTGGCTGGAGGGATAAAAAAGTCAAAGGTGAAGACCTGGGTGAGAGATGTTCTCCGGCAGGGTCTGGTCAGAGCCGCTCAGAGCACCG GGGCGTGGATCCTGTCAGGAGGACTGCGGGTGGGTGTTGGAAAGTGCCTGGGGGAGGCCGTGAGGGATCACGCCACAGCCGCGTCCTCGGTCTCCCTGAACAAAGTGGTGGCCATAGGCGTCGCCCCGTGGGGTCTGGTGTGCAACCGGGAGCAGCTGGTCAACCCCGAG GGCAGTTTTCCGGCCGATTACTTTGTTCAGAAGACGTCCCGGGATTACCACTTCCTGGATAGCAACTACCAAGCGTTCCTCCTGGTGGATGATGGAACTGTGGGTCGTAGTGGTGGGGAGGCCGGCTTCAGAGCCCAGCTAGAGGATTACATCTCCCACCAACGGACCGGCAAATGCG GAACTGGGAGTATGGACATCCCTGTACTGTGCATGCTGGTCTCAGGAGAACCCTCCATGCTTGAg AGGCTGCACCTCTCTCTGAAGAAGTCCATCCCCTGGTTGATCCTGGCAGACTCAGGCGGGCTGGCAGACCTGGTGAGTGACGTCCTGGAGAACGTTTCGGCGGCGGCCAGTGTTCCGGGCTCAGGGTCAGAGGGCGAGGGGGAGGCGGCCACCAAAACGGACCTTCGAGGGAGAGTGGCCGAGCGAGTGCTGAAGCACTACCCCAACGAACCGGACACGGACAAGCTGGTGGACCAg GTCCTCAGTGTTTACCACAAGAAAGATCTGATCTCCATCTACCACAGAGAGCATGAGGGGTCAGAAGATTTCGACACTGTGCTCCTGAAGGCCATCGTCCAGG TGAGCAAGCAGAGACTGTCGGGCGACGCCAGCCCCAACATAGAGGAGCTGAGACTGGCCGTGACCTGGAACAGGGTGGACATCGCCCGGAGCGAGCTCTTCGTTGAGGACATCCAGTGGCAG AGCAGCGACCTGGAGACCTTCATGACCGACGCCCTGGTGAACGACAAGCCCCAGTTCGTCCGTCTGTTCACCGAGAACGGACTGAACGTACACGAGTACCTGACGTACGGGCAGCTGGAGAAGCTCTACTGCTCCATCTCTGAGGGTTCTCTGACCTACACGCTGCTGCAGCGCTGCCTGGCAGAGCGGCAGGGAAACGCCGGCGTCTCGATAAACCACATCCCGGGCGCGGTTAAAGAGCTCACGCTGTACGAG gtgtcTCAGGTTCTTAAGTACCTGCTCGGTGACGTGTGCCAGCCGTTCTACCGGGACTGTCTGGATCTGCAGGGCATCACGTCCAAGAGAAAATCCGTCAAG AAACTGTTGAAGACCCTGCAGGGGCCCAGGTACAGGGGGGATAAGTGTCCTCACCCGTGGGCGTCCCTCTTCATCTGGGCAGTCCTGCAGAACCGCAGTGAGATGGCCGTCTACTTCTGGGAAATG ACCCCCGAGTCGGTGCTGAGCGCCCTGAGCGCCTGTAAGCTGCTGAGAGAACTTTCCAAACTGGAGAGCGAGACGGAGGCCAAACTGTCCATGAAGGAACTGGCTCAGAAGTTTGAGAACTTGGCTCAtg ATGTGTTCAGTAAGTGTTATGAGAGCAGTGAGAGCCGCTCGTTTGTTCTGCTGAAGAAGACCTCGGAGGTGTGGGGTGGCACCACGTGTCTGAAGATGGCCATGGAGGCTGATGCCCGGCTCTTTTTCAGCCACGATGGGGTACAG agtctgCTGAGTCAGATCTGGTGGGGTGACATGGACCGGAGCACTGAGGTGTGGAAGCTCATCCTCACTCTGTTTGTTCCTCCTCTCTGCTACACCAGTCTCATCTCGTACAG AGAGGTGGAGGAGGTAGAGGAGGAAGATTCGCAGGAAAAGGAAATAGACTGGCTCTACGCCGAGACCGTCTTCTCCTTCTCCGACATGAAGCGCCG tcAGGCTAAATTAGTAGAAGCGACTCCCAGTAGAGATGGTATAAAAG GAGTTCCGGCCACGCCCGTACCTAAGCGACCTCAGCGGCTGCCCTTCGTGGTGTCGCGCTGGAGGCAGTTCTGGTACGCTCCGGTCACGGCGTTCCTGGGGAACGTGCTCATGTTCTTCCTCTTCCTGCTGCTGTTCGCGTACGTGCTGCTGGTGGACTTCAAGCCGCCGCCGCCCAAGGGCCCGACCCCGTGGGAACTGGTGCTGTACTTCTGGGTCTTCACCATCGTGTGTGAGGAGATTCGGCAG ACCTTCTTTGTGGGTAACATGACCGTTCGTCAGAGGATTCGGCAGTACGCTCAGGACATGTGGCACAAGTGTGACCTCATCGCCATCAGCCTCTTCCTGATTGGTGTGTGCTGCAG GATGTTTGAACAAACCTTTTGGGTCGGTCGTTCGGCTCTGAGTCTGGATTACATGGTCTTCACCCTCAGACTCATCCACATCTTCGGCATTCACAAGCAGCTCGGACCCAAAATCATCATCGTGGGAAAAATG ATGAAGgacatcttcttcttcttgtttttcCTGGCCGTGTGGCTCTTGGCTTACGGAGTCGCCAACCAGGCTCTGATCTACCCGTACGACCCGAGCGCTGACCGGATCATGCGCCGGCTCTTCTACAGACCCTACCTGCATATATTCGGACAGATTCCTGTAGAGGAGATAGACT ctggatttaacTGGGATGTAGAGTGCACCACCAATGTAACCCTGATTGATGAAGGGATGGAGCCGTGTAGAGAAACACATCACAACCTGCTGGTGGTCGTTTTACTGGTCATCTACCTGCTGGTCACCAACATCCTGCTGGTTAATCTGCTCATCGCCATGTTCAG CTACACCTTCACTAAGGTACAGGAGCGGAGCGACACCTACTGGAAATTCCAGCGTTGCCGAGTGATTGTGGAGTACCACTCCCGACCGTGCCTGGCTCCCcccttcatcatcatctcccACTTCCACTCCTTCATTAAGAGGAACATCCGGATGGTTGCCTCGGAGAAGGTGCATCATTTCG CTGTGGAGCTAAAGGAAAAGGCTAACAATCGTTTGATGACGTGGGAGAACATCCAGAAGGAGAACTTCCTGTCTGCTGAGGGTAAAAAGCAGCGAGGGAGTGATGGCGAGAGGCTCAAGCGAATGTCTGTCAA agtggATGGGGTTCTCAAACAGACGTCTGAGATCAGGGACCTGGATCGGAGGTTGAGAGCTCTGGAATCAGAG ATGGAGTTCTGCTCGTCCACTCTGCTGTGGATGGCCGAGGCTCTCTCTCAGAGCGACGTGGTAAAAGCTGCTAAACCTCCTCCAACACGCAAAG